From Desulfovibrio sp., a single genomic window includes:
- a CDS encoding 4-(cytidine 5'-diphospho)-2-C-methyl-D-erythritol kinase, with protein sequence MSESLRIGCKVNLYLDITGVRENGYHELETLFYPVPEPHDTLELELSQESDGLFLTCSDTALQGPSNLVAKAYEAYAARTGFRPGLTARLEKGIPSGAGLGGGSADAAALLGWLNAQAQELALSPGELGSLAAGLGADVPFFLSNSPAWATGIGDVLQAAASSLSGLAMLICVPSVRVNTAWAYKAWDQAREHGSALSTSQPLTRLSPASMRPFCVSGTLIANCFERVVFQAYPAVRLLKERLLGLGAASACMSGSGSAVFGIFRDAARADAAASALDEPEVAVFSALL encoded by the coding sequence ATGAGCGAGTCCCTGAGGATAGGCTGCAAGGTCAACCTGTACCTGGACATCACCGGGGTCAGGGAGAACGGCTACCACGAGTTGGAGACGCTCTTCTACCCGGTGCCCGAGCCGCACGACACGTTGGAGCTTGAGCTTTCGCAAGAATCTGACGGATTGTTTTTGACCTGCTCGGACACGGCGTTGCAAGGCCCCTCCAACCTGGTTGCCAAGGCCTACGAGGCTTATGCGGCCAGGACGGGCTTCAGGCCAGGGCTCACGGCACGCCTGGAAAAAGGGATCCCCTCTGGAGCGGGTTTGGGCGGAGGAAGCGCGGACGCTGCCGCCCTGCTCGGCTGGTTGAACGCCCAGGCTCAGGAACTGGCGCTTTCCCCGGGCGAGCTTGGTTCCCTGGCGGCGGGACTCGGCGCCGACGTGCCTTTCTTTCTCTCGAACAGTCCGGCTTGGGCCACCGGAATCGGAGACGTCCTGCAAGCGGCCGCCAGCTCTCTTTCAGGGCTCGCCATGCTGATCTGCGTGCCTTCCGTAAGGGTGAACACCGCGTGGGCCTACAAGGCTTGGGACCAGGCCCGGGAACATGGCTCAGCTCTAAGCACGAGCCAACCCTTGACAAGGCTTTCACCTGCGAGTATGCGACCTTTTTGCGTTTCCGGGACGCTCATAGCAAACTGCTTTGAAAGGGTGGTTTTCCAGGCTTATCCCGCAGTGCGCCTCCTTAAGGAGCGCCTGCTCGGCCTGGGCGCCGCCTCGGCCTGCATGAGCGGTTCGGGATCGGCGGTGTTCGGAATTTTCCGGGACGCCGCCAGGGCGGATGCGGCCGCTTCGGCACTTGACGAGCCGGAGGTTGCGGTCTTTTCCGCCCTTTTGTAA
- a CDS encoding ribose-phosphate pyrophosphokinase — MATHGDLKIITGNANPELARAICDHLGCTLLPSMVSQFSDGEIRVEIGANVRGSDVFVVQPTCKPVNFNLMELCLILDALKRASASRVTAVVPYYGYSRQDRKVVPRAPISAKLVADFLQVAGMHRLLTVDLHAGQIQGFFNVPVDNLFSSGLLAEYVGEYVSGDLTVVSPDAGGVERARSFAKRLGCGLAIVDKRRDAPNQAKAMHVIGNVEGKTCILVDDMIDTAGTMVQGAHVLLENGAKDVMACVTHPVLSGPAIERLCGSPFSQVVVTNTIPLTPEALACGKIKVLSVAGLLAKAIHNIHTESSVSVLFNKTS; from the coding sequence ATGGCAACCCACGGGGATTTGAAGATCATCACCGGCAACGCCAACCCCGAGTTGGCCAGGGCCATCTGCGACCATCTGGGATGCACTCTCCTGCCCTCCATGGTCAGCCAGTTCTCGGACGGCGAGATCAGGGTCGAGATCGGCGCCAACGTCCGGGGTTCGGATGTGTTCGTGGTTCAGCCCACGTGCAAGCCGGTCAATTTCAATCTCATGGAGCTCTGCCTCATCCTGGACGCCTTGAAACGCGCCAGCGCCTCCCGGGTCACTGCGGTGGTCCCTTACTACGGGTACTCCCGCCAGGACAGGAAGGTGGTCCCCCGCGCCCCGATCAGCGCCAAGCTCGTGGCCGACTTTCTCCAGGTGGCGGGCATGCACCGGCTCTTGACCGTGGACCTTCACGCCGGCCAGATTCAGGGGTTTTTCAACGTCCCGGTGGACAATCTCTTTTCATCAGGACTTCTGGCCGAGTATGTGGGCGAGTACGTTTCCGGTGACCTTACCGTGGTTTCTCCGGACGCCGGCGGCGTGGAACGCGCCAGGAGCTTCGCCAAGCGGCTGGGCTGCGGCTTGGCCATCGTGGACAAGCGGCGCGACGCCCCCAACCAGGCCAAGGCCATGCACGTCATCGGCAACGTGGAAGGCAAGACCTGCATCCTGGTGGACGACATGATCGACACCGCCGGAACCATGGTCCAGGGCGCCCATGTTCTTTTGGAGAACGGCGCCAAGGACGTGATGGCCTGCGTCACCCACCCGGTGCTTTCCGGCCCGGCCATCGAGCGCTTGTGCGGTTCGCCCTTCTCCCAGGTGGTGGTCACGAATACCATTCCCTTGACTCCCGAGGCTCTGGCCTGCGGCAAGATCAAGGTCCTCTCCGTGGCTGGTCTTCTGGCCAAGGCCATCCACAACATACACACCGAGTCCTCGGTGAGCGTCCTTTTCAACAAGACAAGCTAG
- a CDS encoding 50S ribosomal protein L25/general stress protein Ctc translates to MKEQMSLTVQTRAEKGKGHNRRLRVEKMVPGIYYDDKGLNIPVVVADLPFRKVYQKVGSSRVFDLIIEKDGKTETHPSLIWEVQAHPWKNQVSHVDFYGIDPKKPIHVHVALVVTGKAKGVTVGGKLEIYRESIEVVCLPAAIPDRIVIDVTELGLNQHISAKDLVMPEGVKAVFEQNFALVGVINPADEAEEEGEAAAAAK, encoded by the coding sequence ATGAAGGAACAAATGAGCCTCACCGTGCAGACTCGTGCCGAAAAAGGCAAAGGCCACAACCGCCGCCTGCGCGTAGAAAAGATGGTCCCCGGTATTTACTACGACGACAAGGGCCTCAATATCCCCGTGGTCGTTGCTGATCTGCCTTTCCGCAAGGTGTACCAGAAAGTCGGCTCGTCGCGTGTGTTCGATCTCATCATAGAGAAGGACGGCAAGACCGAGACCCATCCCAGCCTTATCTGGGAAGTCCAGGCCCATCCCTGGAAAAACCAGGTTAGCCATGTGGATTTCTACGGCATCGACCCCAAGAAGCCCATTCACGTTCATGTGGCCCTGGTGGTCACCGGAAAGGCCAAGGGCGTCACCGTGGGCGGCAAGCTTGAAATCTACCGCGAGTCCATTGAGGTCGTCTGCCTGCCCGCCGCCATCCCCGACAGGATCGTCATCGACGTGACCGAGCTCGGCCTCAACCAGCACATCAGCGCCAAGGACCTGGTCATGCCCGAAGGGGTCAAGGCCGTGTTCGAACAGAACTTCGCACTGGTTGGCGTCATCAACCCGGCTGACGAGGCCGAGGAAGAAGGCGAGGCCGCTGCCGCGGCGAAATAA
- a CDS encoding aminoacyl-tRNA hydrolase, giving the protein MPPHTLIAGLGNPGPKYEKTRHNFGFMAVDALLDAGSMRQLSMGKDADLYNLRLPGIDGEVLVIKPMTFMNLSGRAIAHALNYYKLSVEDLVVVHDELDLPLGRMRMKKGGGLAGHNGLKSIVAETGSQDFVRLRLGIGRPQGRIDVSSWVLNAFLPGERVIAEKVLPAAVAALRLYLNQGLSDAMREAGQFSAEPSPEESG; this is encoded by the coding sequence ATGCCCCCGCATACCCTCATAGCCGGCCTGGGCAATCCCGGCCCCAAGTACGAGAAGACCCGCCACAACTTCGGGTTCATGGCGGTCGACGCGCTTCTTGATGCCGGGTCCATGCGCCAGCTCTCCATGGGCAAGGACGCGGACTTGTACAACCTGCGCCTGCCGGGCATCGACGGGGAAGTGCTGGTCATAAAGCCCATGACCTTCATGAACCTGTCGGGACGGGCCATTGCCCATGCACTGAACTACTACAAGCTTTCCGTTGAAGACCTTGTGGTGGTCCATGACGAGTTGGACCTTCCGCTCGGGCGCATGCGCATGAAAAAGGGAGGAGGATTGGCCGGCCACAACGGGCTCAAGTCCATCGTGGCAGAAACAGGCTCCCAGGATTTCGTGCGGCTGAGGCTTGGAATTGGCCGCCCTCAAGGAAGAATTGATGTTTCTTCCTGGGTTCTCAATGCGTTCCTGCCTGGTGAACGCGTGATAGCTGAAAAAGTCCTTCCAGCCGCCGTGGCCGCGCTTCGGCTCTACCTGAATCAAGGATTATCGGACGCCATGCGCGAGGCTGGACAGTTCAGCGCGGAGCCTTCCCCGGAGGAGTCGGGCTAG
- a CDS encoding CarD family transcriptional regulator: MFSLDELVVYPAQGVGKVERIESQTVGGQAVDFYIVRILTNNVTLMVPVKNAPNVGLRHVCPASEAQAIMESLKDRSTFTGYTGQNWNRRYREYSEKLKSGNLADVAYVLKELLLIGGGKELSFGERRLLEQATGLLTLEVAHALDVPQDEVKGDINTLFEDVIKPKTPE; the protein is encoded by the coding sequence GTGTTTTCTTTGGACGAGTTGGTCGTTTATCCAGCCCAGGGTGTGGGCAAGGTCGAGCGCATCGAATCCCAGACCGTAGGCGGACAGGCGGTGGATTTCTATATCGTTCGCATCCTGACCAACAATGTGACGCTCATGGTTCCAGTCAAGAACGCTCCCAACGTTGGTCTGCGCCATGTTTGCCCGGCCAGTGAAGCCCAGGCGATCATGGAATCGCTCAAGGACCGTTCCACCTTTACCGGCTACACCGGACAGAACTGGAACCGCCGCTACCGCGAATATTCCGAAAAGCTCAAAAGCGGCAATCTGGCTGACGTGGCCTATGTGCTCAAGGAACTGCTTCTCATCGGCGGGGGAAAAGAACTTTCCTTTGGTGAACGCCGCCTGCTGGAACAGGCAACCGGGCTTTTGACCCTGGAAGTCGCCCACGCCCTGGACGTTCCGCAGGATGAAGTCAAAGGCGATATTAACACGCTGTTCGAGGACGTCATAAAACCCAAGACGCCTGAATAA